A section of the Acipenser ruthenus chromosome 39, fAciRut3.2 maternal haplotype, whole genome shotgun sequence genome encodes:
- the LOC131707326 gene encoding uncharacterized protein LOC131707326, whose product MEQDYKKIRSMIEEATQSVLKAETVSKYQLAKVDEKYLVLTTQKSYLEREQTNKITELTNLKTRLASHNENLVTSRHALEKAYQHEQTAQQDLDNARAKYCEEEQKRNIGIGLMFIPIIGPIIGGTMIGISQTAMNNAADVTRHAEAAVSQWRSEVSNFSNAVARCSDLVNGKQNEISSTSSRSQEIDCTLQQLSQKRTATAEVQKKLRDATHFLSTLAGRVQVSEVQTRSVLFFDPLITILEDISQHIDQLSGNEEYQLLYQQDSKPMIDRLKENNPKLKAICNTGDGKFY is encoded by the exons ATGGAACAGGACTATAAGAAAATCAGGAGCATGATTGAAGAAGCTACCCAGAGCGTGTTGAAAGCAGAGACGGTTTCCAAATATCAACTCGCAAAGGTTGATGAAAAATATTTGGTATTAACTACACAGAAGAGCTATCTAGAAAGGGAACAAACCAACAAGATCACAGAATTGACTAATCTGAAAACCAGGCTTGCATCTCACAATGAAAACTTGGTGACCAGTAGACATGCTTTGGAGAAGGCATATCAACACGAACAAACTGCACAACAAGACCTTGATAATGCCAGAGCAAAGTATTGTGAAGAAGAACAGAAAAGGAACATCGGAATTGGATTGATGTTCATACCCATTATTGGGCCAATAATTG GAGGCACCATGATTGGCATTTCTCAAACGGCCATGAACAATGCAGCGGATGTTACCAGGCATGCAGAAGCTGCTGTGAGTCAGTGGAGAAGTGAAGTCAGTAACTTTTCAAACGCAGTGGCCAGATGCAGTGATCTCGTAAATGGTAAGCAGAATGAAATCTCCAGCACCAGCAGCCGTTCGCAGGAGATTGATTGCACGCTGCAGCAGTTATCCCAGAAGCGGACAGCCACTGCTGAAGTGCAGAAGAAACTCCGAGACGCCACCCACTTCCTGAGCACCCTGGCTGGAAGAGtgcaggtgtccgaggtgcagaCCAGGAGCGTTCTCTTCTTCGATCCTCTGATCACCATACTGGAGGACATATCTCAGCACATAGACCAGCTCTCAGGGAATGAGGAATACCAACTTCTCTACCAGCAGGATAGCAAACCCATGATAGACAGGCTGAAGGAAAACAATCCTAAACTCAAAGCTATCTGCAACACAGGCGATGGGAAGTTTTACTAA